In Syngnathus acus chromosome 5, fSynAcu1.2, whole genome shotgun sequence, a genomic segment contains:
- the LOC119122694 gene encoding sodium- and chloride-dependent GABA transporter 2-like, whose product MSVKAIARQSQGRKHFRSSSAMEKLNDPEVKLKASKGSTTPGPVIVARGQWSNKREFLLAVAGEIIGLGNVWRFPYLCYKNGGGVFLIPYVVFLFACGIPLFLLEIALGQYTKQGAITCWKQICPLFGGIGYGTLVVVLYFSIYYIIILVWAFVYLISSFTSPLPWASCRNSWNTETCVELNETRVLNWTVTENATSPVREFWERRVLNLTGSAHEMGNVRWELALFLLFSWIICYFCVWKGVKSTGKVVYFTATFPYLMLAVLLVRGLTLPGAIDGIKFYLYPEPSRLADPQVWMDAGTQIFYSYALCIGCLTALGSYNKYDNNCYKDCIYLSLLNSATSFVAGFAIFSVLGFMAYEQNTDISKVAESGPGLAFIAYPRAVAMMPFPQIWAIFFFIMIILLGLDSEFVLMEALATGICDMKPSVFYVGHRRKLLLLLITVVCFFIGLSMVTEGGLYIFQLFDYYSCSGMSLLLFATFQSVCIGWAYGADRFYDNIEDMIGYRPLPLIKHVLKYVTPVVCMGTFIFSLVKYKPLKFNDTIEYPWWGYALGWWFVLSSTLIVPIWMVYKLMRTPGTLRQRFAILCTPSEDLSSSKSDNDVLEQTDTML is encoded by the exons TGCCATGGAAAAGCTAAATGACCCAGAGGTCAAGCTCAAGGCAAGCAAGGGAAGCACCACACCCGGACCTGTCATTGTGGCCAGAGGACAGTGGTCAAATAAAAGAGAGTTTCTCCTCGCAGTTgctggagaaatcattggaCTTGGAAATGTATGGCGGTTTCCTTACCTGTGCTACAAAAATGGAGGCG GGGTGTTCTTGATCCCTTATGTAGTCTTCCTTTTTGCATGTGGCATCCCTCTATTTCTGCTGGAGATCGCTCTCGGCCAGTACACCAAACAGGGCGCCATTACCTGCTGGAAGCAAATCTGTCCCCTCTTCGGAG GGATTGGTTATGGAACTCTGGTTGTAGTCCTATATTTCAGCATCTATTACATCATCATATTGGTGTGGGCATTTGTGTACCTCATCTCCTCCTTCACCTCTCCGCTTCCATGGGCAAGCTGCAGAAACAGCTGGAacacag AGACATGTGTGGAGTTAAATGAAACACGTGTTCTCAACTGGACTGTGACAGAAAACGCAACATCCCCTGTGAGGGAGTTTTGGGA GAGAAGAGTACTGAACCTGACGGGAAGTGCCCACGAGATGGGTAATGTTCGATGGGAGTTGgctttgtttcttcttttttcttggaTCATCTGTTACTTTTGCGTGTGGAAAGGAGTGAAGTCCACAGGAAAG GTTGTGTATTTTACGGCCACGTTTCCGTACTTGATGTTGGCCGTGCTGCTTGTCCGTGGGCTGACGCTGCCCGGGGCCATAGATGGCATCAAATTTTACCTCTACCCCGAGCCATCCCGCCTGGCTGATCCGCAG GTCTGGATGGATGCCGGCacgcaaatattttattcttatgCTCTTTGCATCGGTTGTTTGACGGCGCTTGGAAGCTATAACAAGTACGACAATAACTGCTACAA AGATTGCATCTATTTGAGCCTGCTGAACAGCGCGACCAGTTTCGTGGCAGGTTTTGCCATCTTTTCAGTTCTTGGATTCATGGCTTATGAGCAGAACACGGACATATCCAAAGTAGCAGAATCAG GTCCCGGCCTGGCCTTCATCGCTTACCCACGAGCTGTGGCCATGATGCCGTTTCCACAGATTtgggccattttctttttcatcatgATCATCCTGCTTGGATTGGACAGTGAG TTTGTTCTGATGGAAGCTCTTGCGACTGGAATTTGCGACATGAAACCTTCCGTCTTCTATGTTGGCCATCGACGCAAACTACTTCTTCTCCTCATCACTGTTGTGTGTTTCTTCATTGGCCTCTCCATGGTCACTGAA GGTGGATTATACATCTTTCAGTTGTTTGACTACTATTCCTGCAGCGGGATGTCTCTGCTTCTCTTTGCCACATTTCAGTCCGTGTGTATTGGGTGGGCTTATG GAGCAGATCGTTTCTATGACAACATTGAGGACATGATTGGATACAGGCCTTTACCGCTGATTAAACACGTCTTGAAATATGTCACTCCAGTCGTCTGCATG GGAACATTTATCTTCTCCTTGGTGAAATACAAACCTCTAAAGTTCAACGACACCATTGAGTATCCGTGGTGGGGTTATGCTTTGGGTTGGTGGTTTGTACTGTCTTCCACACTCATCGTTCCTATATGGATGGTGTACAAACTGATGAGAACTCCCGGGACTCTTCGTCAG CGATTCGCCATCCTTTGCACTCCATCTGAAGATCTTTCGTCATCCAAATCGGACAACGATGTacttgaacagacagacaCCATGTTGTGA